From a single Cytophagales bacterium WSM2-2 genomic region:
- a CDS encoding DNA-directed RNA polymerase sigma-70 factor, translated as MSEKEFETCFNKHYETFCLRVALIINDRDVAEDLVQEAFVKFWENKPAVLNQESIPAYISKMAVNNALMYLRTRRQTGIKYEELKLSTPLEADSTEAQLDAKETENLVTKALLGLPPACRQVFILSRYEEMSYKEIAEELDISVKTVENHIGTALKRLRAALLSLLLLAWQNFI; from the coding sequence ATGTCTGAGAAGGAATTTGAAACCTGCTTCAACAAACACTACGAAACGTTTTGTTTACGGGTAGCACTTATTATTAATGACAGAGATGTGGCAGAGGACTTGGTTCAGGAAGCTTTTGTAAAATTCTGGGAGAATAAACCAGCCGTGCTCAATCAGGAATCCATTCCGGCTTACATTTCAAAAATGGCAGTGAACAATGCGTTGATGTATCTGCGTACGAGGAGACAGACTGGAATAAAATACGAAGAGCTAAAATTGTCAACTCCTTTAGAAGCGGACTCTACCGAAGCGCAACTGGATGCAAAGGAGACTGAAAATCTCGTTACCAAAGCATTGCTTGGACTGCCTCCTGCTTGCCGGCAGGTGTTTATTTTGAGCCGGTACGAAGAGATGAGCTACAAAGAGATAGCTGAAGAGCTGGATATCTCAGTGAAGACAGTAGAAAACCATATTGGAACAGCGCTCAAGCGATTACGTGCTGCGCTCTTGAGCCTTTTGCTTTTAGCCTGGCAAAATTTTATTTGA
- a CDS encoding beta-lactam antibiotic acylase, protein MKFKAFVSLIITAALIYAFNRSWNIKGTPIPPMGKFMDPFHGFWKNAENKITPVLAIKGLSGEVSIAYDSTLIPHIYAASEDDLFFAQGYITANHRLWQMELQTHAAAGRVSEILGPATLDFDRGQRRLGMVYGAQNSLNEMEKDPVLKKVIEQYAKGINAYIESLNYERLPLEYKLLDYWPEPWTTLKSGLLLKYMAKTLNIAEKDFEMTNALKFFGKDVIELLYPDNEHVGDPIVDNTNGWNFKPVTLASTPTVPQDIVQIKPLIKHIPDIGSNNWAVSGSKTSTGSPILCNDPHLELNLPSIWYVIHLSAPGINTMGASLPGSPSVISGFNDSIAWGVTNAQRDLVDWYKIQFKDKSKKEYLSDDQWKATRKVIEKIVVKGTDPFYDTVVYTHHGPVTYDETFHGESEKNHYAFRWVAHDPSKELLAFYLLNKGKNHNDYQKALDYYSSPAQNFVFASVSGDIGMRIQGKYPVRRQNEGRFVLDGTKTSNEWQAFIPNEQNVMYKNPVRGFVSSANQYPVDDTYPYYVMSNHFEAYRNRRINQRLGEMKNISPQDMMSLQADNYNLKAAESLPMWLAMLDSTKLNTEEKSVYDKLKSWNFVNTADSEGASYYEMWLRAIYPMIWDEIDSAKVSLPEPTTYQTLKLMKEKPDLNFFDIVSTPEKETASDVARKSFSKSVLDMAKWKQDKKLEPAWADFKDSYIQHLARLAPFSYHVRHGGNNGIINAHGRRNGPSWRMVVSLEKNGLKAWGVFPGGQSGNPGSPFYNNMINVWSADRYFNLHFNTAPEQMQKFTMSVQTLKSAQ, encoded by the coding sequence ATGAAATTCAAAGCCTTTGTTTCATTAATCATCACTGCGGCTTTAATATACGCTTTCAATCGTTCGTGGAATATCAAGGGTACGCCAATCCCTCCGATGGGGAAATTCATGGATCCGTTTCATGGCTTCTGGAAAAATGCTGAAAACAAAATTACCCCCGTATTAGCCATTAAAGGTTTGTCGGGCGAAGTTTCAATAGCTTATGACAGTACTTTAATTCCTCACATCTATGCTGCCAGTGAAGACGATCTTTTTTTCGCACAAGGATATATAACGGCCAATCACAGGTTATGGCAGATGGAGTTACAAACTCATGCAGCTGCCGGGCGCGTTTCTGAAATCCTTGGTCCCGCAACCCTCGACTTTGACCGGGGTCAACGAAGGCTGGGAATGGTTTATGGAGCTCAGAATTCTCTTAATGAAATGGAGAAAGATCCGGTGCTAAAAAAAGTTATCGAACAATATGCTAAAGGGATAAACGCATATATCGAATCGCTCAACTATGAAAGACTTCCCCTTGAATATAAACTACTCGACTATTGGCCTGAACCGTGGACAACATTGAAAAGCGGTCTGCTCTTAAAATATATGGCCAAGACGTTGAACATCGCGGAGAAGGATTTTGAGATGACAAATGCTTTGAAATTTTTCGGCAAAGACGTGATTGAGTTACTTTATCCGGATAATGAGCACGTGGGAGATCCAATTGTCGATAATACCAATGGTTGGAATTTCAAGCCGGTAACTCTTGCCAGTACACCCACTGTGCCTCAGGACATCGTTCAGATAAAACCACTTATAAAACACATCCCGGACATCGGCAGCAATAACTGGGCGGTGTCCGGCAGTAAAACATCTACCGGGTCGCCAATCCTTTGCAACGATCCTCACCTGGAATTGAACCTGCCATCGATTTGGTATGTCATTCATTTGAGCGCTCCGGGTATCAACACCATGGGGGCTTCTTTACCCGGGTCACCGTCGGTAATAAGCGGTTTCAACGACTCTATCGCATGGGGCGTGACCAACGCTCAACGCGATCTGGTGGATTGGTACAAAATCCAATTCAAAGACAAGTCTAAAAAAGAATACTTGAGCGATGATCAATGGAAGGCCACTCGAAAAGTCATTGAGAAGATCGTAGTGAAGGGAACAGATCCATTCTATGACACGGTGGTTTACACACATCACGGTCCAGTAACTTATGATGAGACTTTTCATGGGGAGAGCGAAAAGAATCATTATGCATTCCGCTGGGTTGCTCACGATCCATCCAAGGAGCTACTTGCTTTTTACCTGTTGAACAAAGGCAAAAATCATAACGACTACCAAAAAGCACTTGACTACTACAGCTCCCCTGCCCAGAATTTTGTATTCGCCAGTGTGAGTGGCGACATCGGGATGCGTATCCAGGGGAAATATCCTGTACGCAGACAGAATGAAGGGCGATTCGTACTTGACGGAACGAAAACATCCAATGAATGGCAAGCTTTCATTCCCAACGAACAAAATGTGATGTACAAAAATCCGGTTCGGGGATTTGTTAGTTCTGCGAATCAGTATCCGGTAGATGACACCTATCCTTATTATGTAATGTCCAATCACTTTGAGGCGTATCGCAACCGGAGGATCAACCAGCGCCTGGGGGAAATGAAAAATATTTCTCCCCAGGATATGATGAGCCTTCAGGCAGATAACTATAACCTCAAGGCGGCCGAGAGCTTGCCTATGTGGCTTGCCATGCTTGATAGCACGAAACTGAATACAGAAGAAAAATCCGTTTATGATAAATTAAAGTCATGGAATTTCGTCAACACTGCTGATTCCGAAGGAGCCTCTTACTACGAGATGTGGCTCCGCGCTATCTACCCGATGATTTGGGACGAAATAGACAGCGCGAAAGTTTCGTTACCTGAGCCCACCACGTATCAGACATTAAAATTAATGAAGGAAAAACCTGATCTGAATTTCTTTGACATCGTCTCTACACCGGAAAAAGAAACTGCTTCCGATGTTGCTCGGAAATCCTTTTCGAAAAGCGTATTGGATATGGCCAAATGGAAGCAAGACAAGAAGCTGGAACCGGCCTGGGCTGATTTTAAGGATTCATACATACAGCACCTTGCCCGGCTTGCTCCATTCAGTTATCACGTCAGACATGGCGGCAATAACGGTATCATCAACGCTCATGGAAGACGCAACGGTCCCAGCTGGCGCATGGTGGTGAGCCTGGAAAAAAACGGATTGAAAGCATGGGGTGTTTTCCCCGGCGGTCAATCGGGAAATCCGGGAAGTCCATTCTATAATAATATGATTAATGTGTGGTCGGCAGATCGCTATTTTAATCTTCACTTCAATACGGCCCCCGAGCAGATGCAAAAATTCACGATGTCAGTTCAAACCTTAAAATCAGCACAATGA
- a CDS encoding response regulator has product MNKPVEILLVEDNENDAELTIRALKKNNLANHLLRLHDGAEALDYLYRENEEPRLILLDLKMPKVDGLEVLKKIKSDASKKHIPIVMLTSSKEERDIVESYQLGVNAYIVKPVEFNKFIEAITQLGLFWLVLNQSPK; this is encoded by the coding sequence ATGAACAAACCAGTGGAAATTCTTCTTGTAGAAGACAACGAAAATGATGCGGAGTTGACTATCCGTGCGCTAAAAAAAAATAACTTAGCAAACCATTTGCTGCGGCTCCATGACGGAGCTGAAGCATTGGATTATCTCTACAGAGAAAATGAGGAACCACGGTTAATATTGCTTGATCTTAAAATGCCCAAAGTAGACGGGCTCGAAGTGTTGAAGAAAATTAAATCTGATGCCTCCAAAAAGCACATACCAATTGTGATGCTGACATCATCAAAAGAAGAACGGGATATCGTTGAATCTTACCAGCTTGGAGTAAATGCGTATATCGTGAAGCCTGTTGAATTCAATAAATTCATTGAAGCCATTACACAACTCGGTTTGTTCTGGCTTGTGCTTAATCAATCACCCAAATAA
- a CDS encoding hybrid sensor histidine kinase/response regulator: MENHELRILMLEDREEDVELISRMLKKDAISYVNSVVDTKEQFEEALRLFKPEVILSDHALPQFNSFEALLMIKQKGLKIPFILVTGTVSEEFAVSCLKQGADDYILKSNLVRLPSAIRNALRKRNVEMRREKAESDLRSQNEELVKVNHELDSFVYSVSHNLRAPLMSVLGLIHLAKAEDNQHSSHFNHYFELMQTSIHKLDETLKEILDYSKNARKEIHFGQVNVKQLIEDAVESLKYLKGFDHIELKINVKDNVPLYSDATRLKVIVSNLLSNAIKYADLAKSNPFIEVEVIITSEKLNLRFTDNGLGIRPELKSKIFNMFFRATEKSDGAGLGLYIVKEASKKLSGYIEVDSEPGQGSTFQLVFPNHVNQRETVMASGLAQ, encoded by the coding sequence ATGGAGAATCATGAGTTACGAATCCTGATGTTGGAAGACCGGGAGGAAGATGTAGAGTTAATCAGTCGCATGTTGAAGAAAGATGCCATCAGTTACGTAAATAGTGTGGTTGATACGAAGGAACAATTCGAAGAAGCTTTAAGACTCTTTAAACCCGAAGTCATTCTTTCCGATCATGCCTTGCCTCAATTCAATTCGTTTGAGGCATTGCTTATGATAAAGCAAAAAGGATTGAAGATTCCTTTCATCCTTGTAACAGGAACTGTGTCAGAGGAATTTGCTGTGAGTTGCCTGAAGCAGGGCGCTGATGACTACATCCTCAAGTCAAACCTTGTGCGATTACCTTCCGCTATTCGCAATGCTCTCCGGAAGAGAAACGTGGAAATGAGGCGTGAAAAAGCCGAGTCCGACCTACGCAGTCAAAATGAAGAACTGGTGAAAGTGAATCATGAACTTGACAGTTTTGTTTACAGCGTATCTCACAATCTCCGTGCTCCGCTGATGTCGGTACTCGGGCTAATTCATCTTGCGAAAGCTGAGGACAACCAACATAGCAGCCATTTCAATCACTATTTTGAGCTAATGCAAACCAGTATCCATAAACTCGATGAAACACTGAAAGAGATTCTTGATTATTCCAAAAATGCGCGCAAGGAAATTCATTTTGGGCAGGTTAATGTAAAGCAGCTTATCGAAGATGCTGTTGAAAGTCTTAAATACCTGAAAGGCTTTGACCACATTGAATTAAAAATCAATGTAAAAGATAACGTGCCTTTGTATTCGGATGCCACGCGACTAAAAGTAATCGTGAGTAACCTGTTGTCGAATGCGATTAAGTATGCGGACCTGGCAAAATCAAATCCATTTATCGAAGTTGAAGTCATTATAACCAGTGAGAAATTGAACCTCCGTTTTACCGATAACGGTCTGGGTATCCGTCCAGAATTAAAGTCAAAAATATTCAATATGTTTTTCCGTGCCACGGAGAAAAGCGATGGTGCCGGTTTGGGCTTGTATATTGTAAAAGAAGCCTCAAAAAAACTTAGTGGATATATCGAGGTAGACTCTGAGCCAGGTCAAGGGTCTACATTCCAGCTTGTGTTTCCAAATCATGTCAATCAGCGGGAAACGGTGATGGCAAGTGGTCTCGCCCAATAG
- a CDS encoding hypothetical protein (frameshifted, insertion at around 5104530): MRKKSNAMAEISSNPSAGKGRTRIRSKKHSTRIDMTPMVDLAFLLLTFFILTTTLNKLQVMEIAMPENATVQQPIPEKEVLTLILDEGDLVYWRQGISVPKLERIPLAHERISKLLMDKKTEISKLYVLIKSH, from the coding sequence ATGAGGAAAAAATCAAACGCTATGGCTGAAATAAGTTCAAACCCAAGTGCAGGCAAAGGCCGCACGCGGATTCGTAGCAAGAAGCACTCAACCAGGATTGACATGACCCCCATGGTCGACCTGGCTTTCCTCTTGCTCACGTTCTTTATCCTTACAACCACTTTGAATAAGTTGCAGGTGATGGAGATTGCGATGCCCGAGAACGCAACGGTGCAACAGCCCATTCCTGAAAAAGAAGTACTGACATTGATCCTGGATGAGGGCGACCTGGTTTACTGGCGCCAGGGAATCAGTGTACCGAAACTGGAACGCATACCGTTAGCTCACGAGCGAATAAGTAAATTGCTGATGGATAAAAAGACGGAGATTAGTAAACTATATGTTCTGATTAAAAGCCACTGA
- a CDS encoding ABC transporter permease has product MKIQPPRWANQFLEWYCRPDLLEEIQGDVFELFSRRSKKNKQLADWLFVWDVIRFFRLKNIGRKKNSNSIIPLAMFRNIFLVSIRNAVRNPGNTFIHVAGLSIGFTCAFLILLWVMNEFSFDRFHRDSPQIYKVLSHVTADGGGQTFDVASVRLDISSIPEAETFVPVSSGQRWPHELCFRPESRQSECVYFNGIYSNENFFKVFEFPVITGNQSPFKEPASIAISEKMAASLFGTENPIGKSFKLDGWISVTISSVFRNPPANSTLRFDFVLPLTTAQKLWGNSDAEFGTKFFQAFIKTHPGVTASKLTEKLNNLSTKTLQDDHVLYEAFPMTDWRLHGKFEDGKNTGGRIEYVRLFVIIAVLIVLMAVINFINLTTARASLRSKEIAVRKVNGAFRWGIISQFIGESFLSVLTAFVVAILLTQLALHSLDSLFPDLTMNLLSGMIPWYMLGFLVVVSLAAGAYPAFVLSSFQPVKIFKSQFAGSTGSNRLRKSLLVIQLSISIGIIIFTAVIYRQLNYIINKDLGFERHNVIRVEPTYQLQKKIEPFRNELMKHSEITGMTAAHSNPLNTGGANTGVNWPGKPDNSRIAFNTLGCTYEFPEFFNLKIIEGRGFNFKKPLDSINTEVLVTRDAVKTMGLTHPIGEHISIGNSSCVIVGVINDLHTQSLHAPRLPVIIYRTIIFQTQAVYVKYQPGKTREALAIVNEAYNKFDSSFSMRYWFQEDTFNEMYKTESTASRLVLLLSFVSLVIAVIGIVGLATFNTMRKTKEIGIRRVLGATAAQVLTLLTKEFSWVMIIALIVAAPLTWYASNQWLNGYAYRESLPVWLFVLTFVGVAGLTVAIICVQSLKTILSNPTDSLRNE; this is encoded by the coding sequence ATGAAAATTCAGCCGCCACGTTGGGCCAATCAGTTCCTGGAGTGGTATTGCCGCCCCGACCTCCTGGAAGAAATTCAGGGTGATGTATTTGAATTGTTTTCCCGTCGGTCTAAAAAGAACAAGCAGCTGGCCGATTGGCTTTTTGTGTGGGATGTAATACGGTTTTTTCGTTTGAAAAATATTGGAAGAAAGAAAAATTCAAATTCAATAATTCCTTTGGCTATGTTCAGAAATATTTTTTTAGTGTCAATTCGCAATGCGGTGCGCAATCCTGGTAATACGTTCATTCACGTAGCCGGATTATCGATTGGATTTACATGTGCATTCCTGATCCTTCTCTGGGTCATGAATGAATTTTCGTTTGATCGTTTTCATCGCGACTCTCCACAGATTTACAAAGTCTTATCGCACGTCACCGCGGATGGAGGCGGTCAAACGTTTGATGTAGCTTCGGTAAGGCTGGATATTTCATCCATTCCCGAGGCTGAAACTTTTGTTCCCGTTTCCTCGGGGCAAAGGTGGCCCCATGAACTCTGTTTCCGTCCGGAGAGCCGCCAGAGCGAATGCGTTTATTTTAATGGCATCTACTCGAACGAAAACTTCTTCAAGGTATTTGAATTCCCTGTGATTACCGGAAACCAGTCTCCGTTTAAGGAACCTGCTTCAATCGCGATCTCTGAAAAAATGGCGGCATCGCTTTTTGGCACTGAGAATCCGATCGGCAAGTCATTCAAATTGGACGGATGGATCAGTGTGACAATCTCTTCGGTATTCCGGAATCCACCCGCCAACTCAACGCTTCGTTTTGATTTTGTTTTGCCATTAACCACGGCCCAAAAGCTTTGGGGAAATTCGGATGCCGAGTTTGGAACGAAATTTTTCCAGGCATTTATAAAAACCCATCCAGGGGTAACTGCATCGAAGCTGACAGAGAAACTGAATAATCTCTCAACCAAGACCCTGCAAGACGACCACGTATTGTATGAAGCCTTCCCGATGACCGACTGGCGTCTGCATGGCAAGTTTGAAGACGGCAAGAATACGGGAGGACGAATTGAGTACGTGAGATTATTTGTAATCATAGCAGTCCTGATCGTTCTGATGGCTGTGATCAATTTCATTAACCTGACAACAGCAAGAGCTTCGCTCCGTTCCAAAGAGATTGCGGTGCGTAAAGTCAATGGAGCATTCCGCTGGGGAATCATCAGCCAGTTTATCGGTGAGTCATTTCTATCGGTATTGACTGCTTTTGTGGTGGCAATTTTATTAACTCAGTTGGCGCTTCATTCTCTCGATTCTTTGTTTCCCGATCTGACGATGAACTTGCTGAGTGGTATGATACCCTGGTACATGCTGGGTTTCCTGGTAGTGGTTTCACTGGCTGCCGGGGCTTACCCCGCATTCGTCTTGTCCTCATTTCAACCGGTAAAAATCTTTAAGTCACAGTTTGCAGGAAGTACTGGATCAAATCGGTTGAGAAAATCATTGCTGGTGATTCAGTTGAGCATCTCTATCGGGATTATCATTTTTACAGCAGTAATCTATCGTCAGTTGAATTACATCATCAATAAAGATTTAGGCTTTGAAAGGCATAATGTGATTCGCGTTGAGCCCACCTATCAGCTTCAGAAAAAAATCGAGCCTTTCCGAAACGAGCTGATGAAGCATAGCGAAATCACCGGTATGACGGCTGCACACTCTAATCCATTGAATACGGGCGGAGCAAATACAGGCGTGAACTGGCCCGGGAAACCCGACAACTCCCGCATCGCGTTCAATACGCTTGGCTGTACTTACGAGTTTCCGGAATTCTTCAACTTGAAAATAATTGAGGGGCGAGGCTTTAATTTTAAAAAGCCACTGGACTCGATCAACACAGAAGTGTTGGTGACACGGGATGCTGTTAAGACCATGGGCTTGACTCACCCGATAGGGGAGCATATTTCTATTGGAAATTCTTCATGCGTGATTGTTGGAGTGATCAACGATTTACATACGCAGTCACTGCACGCACCACGGCTCCCGGTGATCATTTATCGAACCATTATTTTTCAAACGCAAGCTGTCTATGTGAAATACCAGCCGGGCAAGACACGAGAGGCACTTGCCATTGTGAACGAGGCTTACAATAAATTTGACTCTTCATTCTCCATGCGCTATTGGTTCCAGGAAGATACTTTTAATGAAATGTATAAGACTGAATCGACAGCCTCCAGGCTGGTACTCTTGTTATCGTTCGTATCGCTGGTCATTGCTGTCATTGGTATTGTGGGGTTAGCGACCTTTAATACTATGCGAAAGACGAAGGAGATCGGAATCCGGAGAGTATTGGGAGCTACAGCGGCTCAGGTGCTGACGCTGCTTACAAAGGAGTTTTCCTGGGTGATGATTATCGCCCTTATCGTTGCGGCACCGCTTACCTGGTATGCAAGCAATCAGTGGCTGAATGGATATGCTTATCGTGAATCTTTGCCAGTGTGGTTGTTTGTACTCACGTTTGTTGGAGTTGCCGGACTTACGGTTGCCATTATTTGCGTACAGTCCCTCAAGACGATTTTGAGTAACCCGACAGACAGCTTGCGAAACGAATAG
- a CDS encoding hemin ABC transporter permease gives MSLIAIITRNNSRSVILSGMAAILVVTFIAGLAIGQMTIPVSEIVAILLKKFYFSSSIVNEVHESILWDIRLPRLLMTLVIGAALGVSGAALQGLFRNPLVESGLIGVSGGAALFVVALVVFGPSLSILRDSTSMFIGMPVFAFIGGLVATFLVLRISEQLGKTNIAMLILSGVAINAFTGALMGLIIFHADENQLRTFTFWTLGNLGGASWEKLYIAVPVLILSVGGLLTFQDQLNAIALGESEAMHIGVPVEKVKKSVILLSALAVGISVSLSGIIGFIGLVTPHLIRIIFRADHRLVMPASVLVGPILLIVADLLARTLAAPAELPIGVMTALIGAPFFIFLLVRTKKKNELIAK, from the coding sequence ATGTCGCTCATTGCAATCATAACCAGGAACAACTCCCGCTCAGTCATTCTCTCGGGAATGGCGGCTATCCTCGTAGTGACGTTCATTGCCGGGCTCGCCATTGGTCAGATGACAATTCCCGTGAGTGAAATTGTGGCGATACTCTTGAAAAAATTTTACTTCAGTTCTTCCATTGTAAACGAAGTACACGAATCTATTTTATGGGATATCCGGTTGCCCCGCTTGTTGATGACGCTTGTCATCGGAGCAGCTTTAGGTGTGAGCGGTGCGGCACTTCAGGGTTTGTTCAGAAATCCGTTGGTTGAATCCGGACTGATCGGTGTTTCCGGTGGTGCAGCGCTTTTTGTTGTTGCATTGGTTGTCTTTGGCCCATCGCTCTCCATTTTGAGAGACAGTACAAGTATGTTCATTGGAATGCCCGTGTTTGCTTTCATTGGCGGGCTGGTAGCCACATTTCTCGTCTTGAGAATCAGCGAGCAATTGGGCAAGACAAATATTGCCATGTTGATCTTGAGCGGGGTTGCCATTAATGCATTCACGGGTGCATTGATGGGATTGATCATTTTTCATGCGGATGAAAATCAGCTTCGAACATTTACCTTCTGGACACTAGGGAACCTGGGCGGAGCATCTTGGGAGAAATTGTACATCGCAGTTCCTGTACTCATTCTGTCGGTTGGTGGATTGCTTACATTTCAAGATCAACTGAATGCCATTGCGCTTGGGGAATCGGAAGCAATGCATATTGGTGTCCCGGTGGAGAAAGTGAAGAAATCAGTAATTCTCCTGAGTGCCCTTGCTGTAGGAATCAGTGTTTCGCTTTCCGGTATCATCGGCTTCATTGGACTAGTCACTCCGCATCTCATCCGAATTATTTTCCGTGCCGACCACCGGTTGGTTATGCCTGCCTCTGTCTTAGTGGGACCAATTCTTCTCATTGTTGCTGATCTGCTGGCTCGCACGTTGGCTGCACCTGCAGAGCTTCCCATCGGTGTGATGACCGCACTCATCGGAGCACCTTTTTTTATTTTCCTACTGGTGCGTACAAAAAAGAAAAATGAATTGATAGCAAAATGA
- a CDS encoding TonB-dependent receptor: MRFVTIGIALLFSQALSAQIKKDSSTLHQLDEIVVTATRNERSLATLPVPVTLVTQAQIKTMGSLRLTDVLNEQTGLVSVPQVSGFGNGLQLQGFDPDYTLILIDGEPLVGRTSGSLDLSRVTVGNIKQIEIVKGPSSSLYGSDALAGVVNIITERPQGIRSNVYTRYGSNNTLDLSGDFGIQKEKIGIYVFGNRFSTDGYSLVPGAGKTVSPFDNYTFNSKINFKISERTKLNLSGRYFSESQSSQNTIDSVTSSGTGAVQDWNINPVLTHRFSKQLKATARYYTTRYQTDSETHNTADGSSISDDHFTQNFQRPELSAEYIFNARNILTAGAGSIHETVKTNRYGDQNERVQDTHYLFVQHEWEPLRKLALVIGGRFDHNSIYGSQFSPKFSFINTLSPKVSIRGTVGMGFKSPDFRQLYLNFTNTAAGGYSVFGTEVAKEKLKEMDENGQIGSYLADPSKIGDLKAERSISFNLGAKINVRENFFAEINLFRNNVHNLINYYEVAVTTDLKAIYSYQNVNRIYTEGLEANFTYIIFPGLSASAGYQLLYARDEDMIESIKKGDVFWRDPSTLISYKLKPGDYFGLYNRSRHSGNLKIFYENKAKGYSTSLRVIYRGKYGLGNSYGNASGFTSGNNGNSILDIHDNFVSGYALVNFSVAKTFLNTVRIQAGIDNLLNHTDPSAIPNLPGRLIYGSLSYTLMKKNSH, translated from the coding sequence GTGCGCTTCGTTACAATTGGCATCGCTCTGCTCTTTTCCCAGGCATTAAGTGCTCAGATAAAAAAAGACTCTTCCACTTTACATCAGTTGGATGAAATCGTAGTCACGGCTACACGGAATGAGCGATCCCTCGCCACACTTCCTGTGCCGGTGACTCTTGTTACTCAAGCGCAGATCAAAACAATGGGTTCATTGCGACTAACCGATGTTCTCAATGAACAAACTGGTTTGGTTTCTGTGCCACAAGTTTCCGGGTTTGGCAATGGTCTTCAACTCCAGGGTTTCGATCCGGATTATACACTCATCCTCATCGATGGCGAGCCACTCGTTGGGAGAACATCTGGCTCTCTTGACTTAAGTCGTGTGACGGTAGGAAACATCAAACAAATTGAGATTGTAAAAGGGCCATCATCAAGTTTGTATGGATCAGATGCTCTGGCGGGTGTTGTGAACATTATAACAGAGCGTCCACAGGGTATAAGAAGTAATGTTTACACTCGTTACGGCTCCAACAACACGCTTGATCTCTCTGGCGACTTTGGAATCCAGAAAGAGAAAATAGGAATCTATGTTTTTGGAAACCGGTTCAGCACAGATGGCTATAGCCTGGTTCCTGGCGCTGGCAAAACGGTTTCTCCATTTGATAACTATACATTCAACTCCAAAATCAATTTCAAAATTTCGGAAAGAACAAAGCTGAACTTGTCAGGTAGGTATTTCAGCGAGTCACAAAGCAGTCAGAACACCATCGACAGCGTGACCTCATCAGGTACAGGTGCAGTGCAAGACTGGAATATCAACCCGGTCCTCACACACCGCTTCAGCAAGCAACTGAAAGCAACCGCCCGGTACTATACAACCCGCTATCAAACCGATTCTGAAACGCACAACACAGCAGATGGCTCTTCCATAAGTGATGATCATTTCACTCAAAATTTTCAACGCCCTGAATTGAGTGCAGAATACATTTTCAACGCAAGAAATATTTTAACTGCAGGTGCAGGGTCTATCCATGAAACGGTCAAGACCAATCGTTATGGTGATCAGAATGAAAGAGTCCAGGATACCCATTACTTATTTGTTCAGCACGAATGGGAACCATTGAGAAAATTGGCTTTAGTCATTGGCGGTCGATTCGATCACAACAGCATCTATGGGAGTCAGTTCAGTCCCAAGTTCTCATTCATCAACACACTTAGCCCGAAAGTTTCCATCAGAGGCACAGTTGGAATGGGTTTCAAATCACCCGACTTCCGGCAATTGTATCTCAATTTCACCAATACTGCAGCCGGTGGTTATAGTGTTTTCGGAACGGAAGTCGCCAAGGAAAAATTGAAAGAAATGGACGAGAATGGGCAGATCGGCTCGTACCTCGCTGATCCGTCAAAAATCGGGGACCTGAAAGCCGAGCGGTCGATCTCATTTAATCTCGGTGCTAAAATCAATGTCCGTGAAAACTTTTTTGCCGAGATCAATTTATTCAGAAACAATGTTCACAACCTGATCAACTACTATGAAGTTGCAGTGACTACCGACCTCAAGGCGATTTATTCTTACCAGAATGTAAACAGGATTTACACGGAGGGACTAGAAGCAAATTTTACTTACATCATCTTCCCCGGTCTTTCTGCATCAGCCGGTTATCAGTTGTTGTATGCGAGGGATGAAGATATGATTGAGTCCATAAAAAAAGGAGATGTGTTTTGGCGTGACCCTTCCACACTCATTTCTTACAAATTAAAACCCGGGGACTATTTCGGACTATACAACCGGTCAAGGCATAGCGGCAACCTGAAAATATTTTACGAGAATAAGGCTAAAGGATACAGCACGAGTCTAAGAGTAATCTATCGCGGTAAATATGGACTTGGAAATTCTTATGGCAATGCTTCTGGCTTTACCTCCGGGAACAACGGAAACAGCATTCTTGATATCCACGACAACTTTGTTTCGGGCTATGCCCTGGTGAATTTCTCTGTCGCAAAAACCTTTCTCAACACAGTACGAATTCAGGCAGGCATAGATAATCTCTTAAATCACACCGATCCTTCTGCCATTCCCAACTTACCCGGCAGACTGATTTACGGAAGTCTTTCTTACACCCTTATGAAAAAGAATAGCCATTAA